In the Oncorhynchus clarkii lewisi isolate Uvic-CL-2024 unplaced genomic scaffold, UVic_Ocla_1.0 unplaced_contig_10313_pilon_pilon, whole genome shotgun sequence genome, ACACTGTGTTTTACTAATCTCACCAAAATGTACGGTTCTCACCGGGCACAGTGATATGTTTATCGATGTTGTAACCAGAGTGTTTCAGGTTGGGTTTGGGGAGGTTGGAGACTGAGACAACGTATGACAGGCCGGGTTCAACCACCACTCGATCCAGGGAGAAAGACCACTGAGAGAAAATAGATAGTCTGTTTACTAGGGTGAGTCACGTGAGAATGGATATTTACCGTTAAATGGATCACTTGTAATGACGCCTACCTTTTCATATGCTGGGTTACGCATGGACATCTTGTCGAAGAATTCATACCGAACACACAGATTCTGGTTTGTGGCTTCCTTCAAAACATGAAGCTCTGTTCCTTTCAGGGAACTAATGCTTCCTgatgagaagaagaaggaggagaagaagatgaAGGTGGAGAAGAAGGTGAAGGAGAAGTAGAtgaagaagaaggtgaaggataagaagaagaaggtgaaggataagaagaaggtgaagaagaaggtgaaggagaagatgaaggtgaaggagaagaagaaggtgaagaagtagatgaagaagaaggtgaagaagaaggtgaagaagaagatgaaggtgaaggagaagatgaaggtgaaggagaagaagaaggtgaagaagtagatgaagaagaaggtgaagaagaaggtgaagaagaagatgaaggtgaaggagaagaagaaggtgaagaagaaggtgaagaagaaggtgaagaagaaggtgaagaagaaggtgaagaagaagatgaaggtgaaggagaagaagaaggtgaagaagtagatgaagaagaaggtgaagaagaaggtgaagaagaagatgaaggtgaaggagaagatgaaggtgaaggagaagaagaaggtgaagaagtagatgaagaagaaggtgaagaagaaggtgaagaagaagatgaaggtgaaggagaagaagaaggtgaagaagtagatgaagaagaaggtgaagaagaaggtgaagaagaaggtaaagaaggaggagaagaaggtgaagaagaaggtggataagaagaagaaggtgaagaagaaggtgaagaagaaggtgaaggagaagaagaaggtgaagaagatggtgaagaagaagaaggtgaagaatAAGAAGAAGGTGCAggagaagaaggtgaagaagaaggtgaagaatAAGAATAAGAAGGTCAAGAAGAAGgtaaagaaggaggagaagaagaaggtgaaggTGAATTCCAGAAGGAGAAGAAGGTGAAGGATAAGAaggtgaaggagaagaagaagaaggagaaggtgaagaagaaggagaagaagaaggtaaagaaggaggagaagaagaaggtgaagaagaaggtGAATGATAAGAAGAAGACGGTGAAggagaagaaggtgaagaagaaggtgaaggaGAAACGTAAAAGTCACAAAGTGCTAATATACTTCTAGTGCTCCTCTCCACTTATAACACATGTAACAAACAGCACCCTATGGCTTAGTGAGCTTTAATAGGGAGGCAAGGTCATGTCACATTGTGATAGTGGCCAGTCAACCCACCGTCATCCTGAGCTTTCCATCGGGCCACTAAAACAGGCACCAGGTGTCCCTCCTCATCTTTTCTAGTGTCCAGCTCCACCTCTAGGTTCACTGGGCTGCTAGGAGTGTAGCGCCAAGGCTTCAACCACCCAGGATCCAGGCAGTTATctatggaggggaggggaggggagagagagaggggtggagatgggaggggaggggagaggggtggagatgggagggggggagaggggagggaaggagagaagaggagatgggaggggaggggtggagatgggaggggaggagatgggaggggagatgaggggatgggaggggaggggagaggaggggtggagatgggaggggaggagatgggagtggagggaaggagagaagaggagatgggaggggaggagatgggaggggagggaaggagagaataggagatgggaggggaggagatgggaggggaggagatgggggagaggggaggagatgggaggggagggggggagaggggaggagaggagagacgaggagatgggaggggaggggtggagatgggagtggaggggggggagagaagaggggatgggaggggaggggaggggaggagaggggaggggaggagatgggaggggaggggatgggtgtggagggggggagaggggaggagatgggaggggaggggtggagatgggagtggaggggggagaggggagggaaggagagacgaggagatgggagggaaggggtggagatgggagtggagggggggagagaagaggagatgggagtggaggggaggggaggagaggggaggggaggagatgggaggggatgggatgggtgtggagggggggagaggggaggagatgggaggggaggggtggagatgggaggggaggggtggagatgggagtggaggggggagaggggagggaaggagagaagaggagatgggaggggaggggggagaggggaggagatgggaggggagggggggagaggggagggaaggagagaagaggagatgggaggggagggaggagaggggaggagatgggaggggaggggaggatggagatgggagtggagggggggagaggggagaggggagggaaggagagaagaggagatgggaggggaggggggagaggggaggagatgggaggggagggggggagaggggaggagatgggaggggaggggggagaggggaggagatgggaggggaggaggagcggAGGGCATTTTAATCCAATATGTCTGCTTTGAACAGAAATGTTTTCCATCTTTATTACACTTATTGACGAAGGAAGTGATCGACTATCACATCATAAAGGAATCAGGCAACCGTGATCCCAGCTGGTCTGAACACAATAACCACACAATGTAAAACACTGTGTGGACCAATAGTAACAGTCTACAGTACGTTTAGAGATACTACTCACTGACGTTGGCTTCGCATCTCAAACCCTGCACAAAAAGAGGAATGCACACAGGCACATGAGCAAATGAAAACCATAGaacaagaaacaacaacaacttagAATGTACGATGGGACTAATCGTATATTTCTGTTAAGTCTGGCGCAAACCTGACTTTTCTCTGTTTTagatatatttccacactatgaggttggaataatattgtgaaattgtgaaaatgttgATAATGCTCGTTTAGTgtaaagagctgtttgaaaagcctTCCTGAAATGGCTGCCTGTTTTAGCGGGATGGACTTTTGGCCTGCCAGGTGGTAAACTAGTTCATAAAAGACCACTGGAAATGTTGGCCTGCCCAGTGACATCACAAGGCCTGCCCAGTGCCCAGTGACATCACAAGGCCTGCCCAGTGACATCACAAGGCCTGCCCAGTGACATCAGAAGGCCTGCACGGTGACATCACAAGGCCTGCCCAGTGACATCACAAGGCCTGCCCAGTGACATCAGAAGGCCTGCACGGTGACATCACAAGGCCTGCCCAGTGACATCACAAGGCCTGCCCGGTGACATCACAAGGCCTGCCCAGTGACATCACAAGGCCTGCCCAGTGACATCACAAGGCCTGCCCGGTGACATCACAAGGCCTGCCCAGTGACATCACAAGGCCTGCCCAGTGACATCACAAGGCCTGCCCAGTGACATCACAAGGCCTGCCCAGTGACATCACAAGGCCTGCCCAGTGACATCACAAGGCCTGCCCAGTGACATCACAAGGCCTGCCCAGTGACATCACAAGGCCTGCCCAGTGACATCACAAGGCCTGCCCAGTGACATCACAAGGCCTGCCCAGTGACATCACAAGGCTGTAaattagattattattattttaaacagCTGCATTTGTCCTTTAATCGTTTTAAATGATTTACAAATAAATGTACTTGCTGAGATTAGTGGTATTTTTTGTTAATATGACAATTTCAAAGAATGATAGAATGAGTAGTCGTCTCTTTTGATAAGATATTTATCTTATTATGATCAAGTAAATTAGTAGCCTGAGGCATAATTCAAGTCAGCCTGATGGACGGATTATAGATACGGCAATTACATGTTTTAATATTTTctgtaacttttatttaactaagaaagtcagttaattaagaacaaattcttatttacaataacgtcctaccccggacaaacccggacgactctgggaccattgtgcgccgcactacgggactcccaatcaccgcCGGATGTACTGACGCAATGCACTGAGAGGGTTTGACTCTTTTGccgaatacatttttaaaagtcagTCGTCATTTACCTCTTGAGTACAGTTTAGTGTGGGCCATTCCAAAATCCGTAGACTTGATGAAGTAGAGACAAACGCCAACAACAATCCCACCGTGAGAAGTAACTTCATTTTCGTTTAGTCAAAAGCAAGTAGCTTTCCTTCCGCGAATCATTTTCACAAgctcaaaaacaacaacacatttccAATTGTCATTGGGAATCATACATGTAGCGCACACGTCACGATTGAAACAAAGAAAAACTCTCTCTAATCTGCAAACGCGCATTTACTGTACAATACAGCAGGCTATACTAGACAGACAATAAATTAGATGCCATTTCACGAGGAGTCCACGAAATGTCTCATGAAGGTAAATCCCCAGAACTACCCGTGAAGGAAGGTCGGTACGACGTCTAAATGGTTAACTTACTGTAACTTCCTGGTGGTTATGCAAATGAAGAGAACACCTGACCTACTGGAAATATTGTTTTCTTTCCTTCCACTCTGTGTCAGGTGCGTGGGTATATAGGAGTcctcccaaaatggcaccctatttcctgtgtagtgcactacttttaaccaggtcCAATAGGGATcgggtcagaagtagtgcactatgaaggaatagggtgccatttgggaaggtAAGATACAGTACGCGTGTATTATAGTCATTGCATATTTGTATTTCCAGTTAGGCATGTTTCACTCCAAGTTATCATATTTATATTTCCAGTTAGGCATGTTTCACTCCAAGTTATCATATTTATATTTCCAGTTAGGCATGTTTCACTCCAAGTTATCATATTTATATTTCCAGTTAGGCATGTTTCACTCCAAGTTATCATATTTATATTTCCAGTTAGGCATGTTTCACTCCAAGTTATCATATTTATATTTCCAGTTAGGCATGTTTCACTCCAAGTTATCATATTTATATTTCCAGTTAGGCATGTTTCACTCCAAGTTATCATATTTATATTTCCAGTTAGGCATGTTTCACTCCAAGTTATCATATTTATATTTCCAGTTAGGCATGTTTCACTCCAAGTTATCATATTTATATTTCCAGTTAGGCATGTTTCACTCCAAGTTATCATATTTGTATTTCCAGTTAGGCATGTTTCACTCCAAGTTATCATATTTGTATTTCTAGTTAGGCATGTTTCACTCCAAGTTatcatatttatatttaataaCCTTTTTTGATTCTACAACTACGTATATAGTTACCAACTATATAActagataactatatataactagataactatatataactagataactatatataactatctaACTATGTATAATtagataaatatatataactagataactatatataactagataactatatata is a window encoding:
- the LOC139395776 gene encoding interleukin-17 receptor A-like, which gives rise to MAHTKLYSRDNCLDPGWLKPWRYTPSSPVNLEVELDTRKDEEGHLVPVLVARWKAQDDGSISSLKGTELHVLKEATNQNLCVRYEFFDKMSMRNPAYEKWSFSLDRVVVEPGLSYVVSVSNLPKPNLKHSGYNIDKHITVPDCKDPKIQRSKVCLES